The genomic DNA CAGTGGTGTATTGCCAGCTCAGGTATTAACCGACGTCAAAGATGCTATCGATAAGTTAACCATTCCGACGGGATATCATATTGAAATAGGTGGTGAAAGCGCCAAACGTAATGAAGCTGTGGGTAATTTATTATCCAACATTGTGGTGGTGGTGACCTTGTTACTCACCACTGTCGTGTTGTCATTTAACTCGTTTAGATTAACGGCAATCATTCTACTGAGTGCATTTCAATCGGCCGGTTTAGGTTTACTGTCGGTGTATATCTTTGGTTATCCGTTTGGTTTTACCGTGATAATCGGGTTACTAGGGGTAATGGGCTTAGCCATTAATGCGGCGATTGTTATTTTGGCTGAACTGGAAGATGTTCCTCAAGCCCGAAATGGACATATACCGTTAATCATAAGTACCGTGAGCACTTGTGGGCGTCATATTGGCTCCACGACCATCACCACCATAGGCGGTTTTTTACCGTTAATCATTGCCGGTGGTGGATTTTGGCCACCGTTTGCCATTGCGATTGCCGGCGGCACATTATTGGCCACCATGCTGTCACTGATTTGGGTACCGGTAATGTATACCTTATTAATGAAGCCCAAAAAACAGTATATATTTCAAGACCAAAATCGTGTAACGGAATAAGTTTATTTGTGAACTACCCCGCGAATTTCGCTTCGCTCTGATCACGGGGGTTTCTCGACGAATTCGATAAAATATTAATATCTATCCGTGTCACACTTTATGCTAAATACCCGATAATCAGTACACTTTCAATGTAGATTACGTTGCAGGGATCATATCTATTCTAGATTAATCATCAATATAATTATAAGAAAGAGTATATGAATTATAAAAACTGGCCTATATCAAAACAAATAGCCTCTCTTGTCATATTGTTATCTATCATTATCTTTAGCGCCATGTCTTGGTTTTCCTATCTATCGGCAACCACTGTATTACATGACAAAGCGATTCAAGCCATCAAGTCGCAAATGCAGAGTAATGCTCATTTAATTGAACTGCAGTACAACAGTATGCAGTCCTTAGCCAGACGAAATGCCGATATTCTTCGCACCTTATATCCAGGAACATTCTCAATAGAAGATCGCAGCGTTGAAGTGTTAGGGGTTAAGACTCCTGTACTGGTCCATGATAATGAGCAAGTTAATAATTCAAACAATAACGTCGATCGTTTTTCACAACTTACCGGCGGAGTTGCCACGATATTTGCTCGCGATAATGATGATTTTGTTCGCGTGTCAACATCGCTGAAAAAAACAGACGGTAAGCGTGCATTAGGCACTTATTTGGGTGTCAATCACCCAGGTTATCAGGGGTTGATTAACGGTGAAGAATTTGAAGGTTATGCCAAGCTTTTTGGCAAAGACTACATGACCATTTATCGTCCGTTAAAAGATGAAAGCGGTAAAGTCAACGCTATCCTTTTTATCGGTTTTGATATCACCCAATCGGTTGAACAAATTCAAAGCTCGCTTAAACAGCTGACACTTGAAGAATCAGGCTCTTATGCCATTATCCGTAATGCCGATAATTACGTGATCTCTCATCGTGAATTAAACACCCAAGCGCCTTTTGATGAAGCATTGTTTGATGGTCTATCACTTGAAAAGGCCCTTACGGATAGAGGCAGCTGGGTTTACACCTCATTGTCTGATCAACAGATGTATTCTCATTCAGTCAATATTCCCGGTTGGAATTGGACTTTGGTCGGTTTTGTTCCCGAAAAACAATTAAGTAATGAAAGCGTAGCAATGTTAAAAACCAACGCAATATTGGCGTTACTTGGGATAGTGTTTATTTCCATTTTATTGTTTACTGTGATTAATCGTGCCATGAAGCCATTAAAGCTCCTACAGGGCCAAATCGCTAAATTAGGCCAAGGCGATCTTTCGCAAAGTTTTGTCCAATGCCCCGAAGACAGTCGCAATGAAGTTGACCACATCACTATAAGTGTCACCAAAATGGCGGCTAATTTAGCTGAATTAATTGAGTTATTAAAACAGTCTGTCATCAGCTTAGAAACCCAAGCAAACCTTAGTCAAGAAACGTCAAAATTGAATGGTAATGAGGCAAAGGCACTGTTAAACCAAACAGAGCAAATTGCGACCGCTATCGAAGAAATGTCTTCTTCGATTAAAGATGTGGCACAAAATGCCAGTCAAGGAGCCCAACAAGCGCAAGAAATTGATAGCGCATCCGCTCAAGGACATGCTCAGTTAACCCAAGAGGTTACCGCGCTTCAATCCTTGAGTGAGCAACTCATTCAAAGTCAAAAAAATATTGAAAGTGTCAGCAATGAGAGCCAAGCTATTAGTCTAGTGACAGAGGTCATTAATGGTATTGCAGAACAAACTAACTTACTCGCCTTGAATGCCGCGATTGAAGCCGCCAGAGCGGGTGAACAAGGCCGTGGTTTTGCGGTTGTTGCTGATGAAGTACGCTCACTGGCACAAAGAACGCAGCGTTCAATTAGTGAAATAAGCTCGACTATCAGCACATTACAACAGCAAGTAAAATACACCGCCACACAAATGAACCAATGCCAGCAATTGGGGGCATCGTCAGCTGAACAAGCTAATACTGTTAATAACCAACTCAGTCAGATTAATCAGAATATCGGCGAAATGGCAATATTTTCATCCAGTATAGCCGGCGCCACCAAACAGCAAAGCACAGTGGCAGATGAGGTGTCTCACAACTTACATACCATCGCTACGCTGGCACAAAATAGTGATGAACGAGCCACAAAAGCGGTGAGTGATGCAGAGCAATTAACCGCGCTTGCGGTCAGTATCAAACAACAGATAGCTGTATTTAATCTCAGTTAGGGATCGTAAATTAATAAAATACCGCCATTTGCACATATTGACTTGCTATAGGTGCGCTACTGACGCATAAAATCGTCATGTTATATGCTCAGAGTTCAAGTATGAGATTACAGACTTGAACTCTGAGTCATTCAACGCCGTTTATTTGTCTCTCATCCCGTTTATTCTCCAGCCCTTTCCCCCGCTATCATCGCTTAACTGACTTGCTATAGACACATTATTGACGACCAAACTGTCATTGATAACAGGAATGACTCTGGCTATCTCATGGTAAAGCCTAGGCATGTGTTAACCATAGTGGCCCATCAACAGTCTATCTACGTTGAGTTTTAGTTTTAGTTTTAGTTTTACGCCCAATAAAAAACCGCTTTATAACTAAAGCGGTTTTTTTATCGAACGATATAACTTTAGAGTTCGTTATTACGATCCATATTTTCAGTATTTTCAAGCCATAACGCATTGATAATACCGAATGCACACGCTAACAACACCCCTAAAATCCACGCAAAATACCACATAGACGTTGCTCCTTAATTTAGTAAAGTGAGTTTTTATTGTTTTCAATAAACTCACGATTTAAGCGGCCGAACATCTTGTAATAAGTCCAAATAGTATAACTTAATACTGTCGGTACGAAGATAATAGCGGCAACTGTCATCACTTTAAGTGACATTTGACTGGCGGTAGCATCCCACATGGTTAAGCTGACATTAGGCTCTAATGATGAAGGCATAACAAATGGGAACATCGCAGCACCACAAGTAAAAATCACACAAGCCACAGCAAGCGAACTAAACAAGAACGCAAATCCACTGCGATTGAAGTGACTGGCTAAAATCACTAATATTGGCATTAGCAAGCCTAATACCGGAAACAACATCGTAAGAGGATATTTATCATAGTTAGTTAACCAAGCACCCGCTTCAATCGCAACCGTTTTGGTGGCAGGGTTGGACGGACCAGCAAGGTCAAGTGTTGAGGTAACCACATATCCATCAATACCGTTAATTAACCAAACGCCTGCGGCAGCAAATAGGACGAATAATAGACCACCAAAAACTTGCGATACCTTAACACTGCGGACTCTTAATTCGCCTTCAGTCTTCATTTGTAACCATGAAGCCCCTTGCATCACAAACATCGATACACTGATAAGACCGGCTAATAAACCAAACGGATTTAATAAGCCCAGTAGTCCGCCATGGTAAGTGGCACGTAAATATTCATCAAAGTTAAATGGCACACCTTGAAGCAAGTTACCAAATGCCACGCCAATGATTAACGGTGGCACAAAACTGCCGACAAATAATGCCCTGTCCCAAGACTTGCGCCATCTTGGGTCTTCAATTTTAGAGCGATAATCAAAGCCGACTGGGCGCAAAAATAATGCAAAAAGCACTAGCATCATTGCCACATAAAAGCCCGAAAACGATACTGCGTAAACCATAGGCCAAGCAGCAAACAAGGCACCAGCCGCGGTTACTAACCATACTTGGTTACCGTCCCAATGTGGCGCGATGGTGTTAATCATAAGACGGCGATCGGTATCGTCTTTACCAATAATCGGTAATAACATGCCCACGCCCATGTCAAATCCATCGGTGACAGCAAAACCAACAAGTAGCACGCCAATTAGTGCCCACCAGACAAATCTTAATACTTCATAATCAAACATAATCAGGTCCTCCGCTTAAGCATCTTGGGTTTCGAAATGGTAACGACCAGTTTTTAAGCTGCTTGGGCCAAGGCGAGCAAACTTAAACATCAAGTAAGCTTCTATTACCAACAGAATGGTATAGAACACCGTAATTGAAATAATACTAAACCACAGATCCGTCGTCGTTAAACTTGACGCCGACATAAAGGTGGGTAGTACTTCAGAAATGGTCCAAGGTTGACGACCAAATTCTGACACAAACCAACCACATTCAATGGCAACCCAAGGAAGTGGCAAACTGTAAAGCGCAGCACGCAGTAGCCATTTTTTCTCGGCAATTTGGTGACGAGTGCTTTGCCAGAAGGCGGCAGCAAACACTAATAACATAATCACCCCAGCGCCAACCATGATACGGAAGGTCCAAAACATCGGCGCCACAGTAGGAATAGAGTCATAAGACGCTGCTATAATTTGCTCTTCGGTAGCATCAACCACTTTATCGGTATAACGCTTAAGCAAGAAGCCATAACCTAAATCAACTTTAGTTGCTTCAAATTGCGCTCTAACCTCTGCCGATTTATCGCCTGCACGTAGTTTTTCAAGCAGTGCATACGCCACCATACCGTTACGAATACGCACTTCGTGATCGCTTACAAGCTCCTTAATACCCGTCACTTCTGTATCTAAAGAGCGAGTGGCAATAATACCCATCGCATAGGGGATTTTAATGGCGTAATCGGTTTCCATGGTCTCTTGATTAGGCAATCCTACCAAGGTAAAGGCTGCTGGTGCAGGCTCAGTTTCCCACTCAGCTTCAATCGCTGCCAATTTTACCCGCTGTACTTCACCCACTTCATAGCCTGACTCATCGCCTAACACGATGACCGATAAAATAGATGCCATACCAAAGCTTGCTGCAATAGCAAATGAGCGACGAGCAAAAGGTAAATCACGGCCTTTCAATATGTAGTATGCGCTAATAGATAACACAAACATGGCACCGGCAACATAACCAGATGCGACAGTGTGGACAAACTTAACTTGTGCAACAGGGTTAAACACCAGAGCGGCAAAATCGGTCATTTCCATTCGCATGGTTTCATAATTAAACACCGAACCCACAGGGTTTTGCATCCAACCATTGGCGATCAATATCCATAAGGCTGACATATTAGAGGCGATGGCAACGAGCCAAGTGACTGCTAAATGTTGGCGCTTGCTGAAACGATCCCAACCAAAAAAGAACATCCCGACTAACGTCGACTCAAGGAAGAATGCCATTAAACCTTCAATGGCAAGTGGGGCACCAAAGATATCCCCGACATAATGAGAATAATATGACCAGTTTGTGCCAAACTGGAACTCCATTGCGAGCCCCGTCGTCACACCTATTGCAAAGTTAATCCCAAACAATTTTCCCCAAAATTTAGTCATGTCTTTATAGACTTGCTTATTGGTCATCACATACAGTGATTCCATAATGGCAAGGATAAAGGCTAAACCTAGAGTGAGTGGAACAAATAGAAAATGATACATGGCTGTAAACGCAAATTGATAACGCGATAGCTCAACGACCTCTTCGATAATCATTGGCGACTCCTTACTTCAGTACGACCAAATACGACACAGCAACACCCGGCTGCCATAATGATGATGTATACCTGAAAACGGTATTATTGAAGCAGTAGACAACTCACCAAAGTGTTCAAAATGATAAATTAACCTGTTTGCCTATGTTTTCAAGCCCAATCTTTAACGCCCTTTATCTTACGCCATAGGCTTTAGATTGATCATCTTTTTTACTCAATAATGTGACAAACATAAGATTTTTTGCATGAATATTTTTTTGACTTAAAAAATCAGTCCGTTAGCGAAAATACCACTCTTATTTTTAATCCTTTTTTTGTCAGATTGATCACACTTTTAAACAAAATTGCCGCATTAAATTTGATGATATTAACGCATCTATTCCTCTCCTCTATTTGAGATATTGACAAAAACCGCTTAATTGCTAGGAATGTAAAATGCGTTTATGGATACCATGATAAAATGCATCACTCATTCGCATTGTTAATTAAAGTGATTAAATTAACAATTATCTAATATTGAGTCAAATAATTTAATATTGATAATAATAGTAAAAATAAAAATAATTATAATTAACATGGCTTTATACAAAATAAAGTTAACATAAAAAAATAACTTAAAATATATTGATTAGATTAACTAATGACAAATATAATTTTTATTAGTTTGAGAGAAAATTTGAGCAACTGTATAATTTAGACACAGTTAAGAAAACGAACGTGGTTGTACGATGGGTCGTCGTCTTAATTCCAGTGACCTAACCTAAAGAGAATGTGCTATGACTCAGTTTTACCAACATATTGCCAAGTTATACAAACGTGTTTTTGTTGAAATGTATATGGCTCATGAAATGAAATAAGCTTAACTATTTAATTTGATGTTTTGTTAGCGCAAAATATTATCTGCTCGTTGAAGTTGTTTTTTTAGCCACCTTGGCAACAGCAGCTTATTAACCCCATCCTTGTGATGGGGTTATTATTGGCTAAAATCAGAGAGGCTCATTGTCGAAGATCGCAGTGGGAGTAGCGTTGACTAGGCAAATAATCTGCTTGAAAACATCATGACTTGCGGTAACTGATCCTGCGTTGTATACCCAAACCACTTCAATATGCTCGTTTCAGCGCTCCCGTAGGATAACTGAAACAGGCAGTGATTGAAGAGAATGGTGACGCCTTACCGAGAGCGTCGCTTCGCGACTGATAGATTCTAGGAACTCGCAAGCTCGCCAGAGGGCGGTGCTTCGCTCCTTCTAGGTTTTAGGTTTTAGGCCCTAGGTTTTAGGTCCTAGGATCTAGAAGCGTAGCGTCCTCGAAGGCCGCAGGTCGTCCTAGCAGCAGGCGCTCTATTCCTAGACCCTAGCAGCGAAGCGACCCTAGACCGCTCTATCCGTGAGCGCAGCGTTCGCTTGTTATCGCTTGTTATCGTTTCCTAGCAGGACGAAGTCCGCCCTAGAACCTAGAAGCGTAGCGTCCTTGAAGACCGCAGGTCGTCCTAGCAGCCGCAGGCGCTCTATTCCTAGACCCTTGATCCCCACCTTTTACCTATCAGCGCTTTCGAGTGAAAGAGTTCATGAGCTTAATATGATGAGTATAATAATCACTACTGCTTAACCAATTTTCGCTCGAGCATTACGGAACATACGCATCCATGGGCTGTCTTCACCCCAGTTATCAGGGTGCCATGAGTTGGCAACGGTTCTAAACACACGCTCAGGGTGCGGCATCATAATCGTCACACGGCCATCAGTAGTACAAATACCGGTTAAGCCATTGGCTGAACCATTGGGATTTTCTGGGTACTGAGTGGCAATTTGACCATGACCATCAACGTAACGTAATGCAATAGTGCCCGATGCTTCAGCATTGGCTAACGCTTGGGCATTAGCAAATTCAACTAAGCCTTCACCATGGGATACCGCGATAGGCATACGAGAACCTACCATGCCATCAAAAAATACCGATGGATTTTGTTGCACTTCAACTAAACTGAATCGTGCTTCAAAACGCTCTGAGCGGTTACGCACAAAACGCGGCCAATGCTCACTGCCTGGAATGATTTCTTTCAAGTTAGATAACATCTGACAGCCATTACACACACCAAGGGCAATGCTTGAGTCACGCTCGAAGAAACGACTAAACTCATCACGAGCGCGATCATTGAACAAAATTGATTTTGCCCAACCTTCACCAGCACCTAACACGTCACCATAAGAGAACCCACCACAAGCCACAAGGCCTTGGAACTCTTCAAGGCTAATTCGCCCAGATAAGATGTCTGACATATGCACGTCACGCGTCTCAAAACCGGCACGGTCAAAAGCGGCTGCCATTTCAACATGAGAGTTAACACCCTGCTCACGTAAAATAGCCATTTTAGGGGCAGCGCCTTTAAGAATATAAGGTGCAGCAACATCTTCACTTGGATTAAAGCCTAATTTAACCGTTAAACCGGGTGCATCAGCTTGTTGTTTAAGTTCATACTCTTCACGGGCGCATTCTGGGTTGTCACGCAGTGCTTGCATACGGTAGGTGGTTTCTGACCACAAGGTACGCAGCGCCGTACGGCTATCAGCAAATATCACTCGCTCACCATCGTGAATGCTAATCTTGTCTGCCGCTTGTAGGCCACCAATGTGATGACACGTTACGCCTTTAGCTTCAAATTGCGCGGCAATGGCTTTGGCATCAGTTACACTGACTTGAATAACCGCACCAAGTTCTTCGTTAAATAAACGTTCTAAATCAGTACCATTCAAGCTGGCTAAATCAATCACTAAGCCGGTATTACCCGCAAATGCCATTTCCACTAAGGTGGTAAATAAGCCGCCATCACTACGATCGTGATAAGCCATCACAGCTTGCTCAGCTACTAATTTCTGCATCACTTCAAAGAAACCCGCTAAGTTGGCGGTGTTATCTAATGTTGGCGCTATATCACCTAGCTCACTGTAAACCTGCGCTAAACAAGAACCGCCTAGACGGTTTTGGCCATTGCTTAAGTCGAGCATTAATAATGCACTGTCACCTTTATCACTGCGAAGCTGTGGCGTTACCGTTTTACGAATGTCTTGCACCACACCAAAAGCGGTGATCACTAACGACATAGGTGATGTAACGGATTTGTGAGTACCATTATCTTCCCATGCGGTTTTCATTGACATAGAGTCTTTACCGACAGGAATCGTAATACCGAGTTCGGGACAAAGGTCTTCACCAATCGCTTTAACCGCTTGGTATAAACCTGCATCTTCGCCTGGATGACCCGCTGGCGACATCCAATTAGCTGAAAGCTTAATGCGCTTGAACGAGCCGATATCAGTACCAGCAATGTTCATAATCGATTCGGCAACTGCCATGCGGGCAGAGGCGTCAAAGTCGAGTAAGGCTAGTGGCGTACGCTCCCCCATCGACATCGCTTCGCCGCAGTAACTGTCATAACTTGATGCCGTTACCGCGCAATCGGCAACGGGCACTTGCCATGGGCCAACCATTTGGTCGCGGTTAACTAAGCCAGTCACAGAGCGATCACCAATGGTGATAAGGAAGGTTTTGTCTGCCACGGTTGGCAAGGTTAAAATGCGCTTAACCGCATCTTTTAGCTCAATCTTAGTTTGATCTAACGCAGGTGATATTGCTTTTGTAGACACTACATCACGGCTCATTTTAGGCGCTTTACCTAATAACACTTCAAGCGGTAAATCAATCGGCTTGTTGTTAAAGTGGCTGTCGGCAAGCGTTAAATGCATCTCTGCAGTCGCTTCACCAACTACCGCAAATGGAGCACGTTCACGGGCACAAATATCAGCAAACTGTTGTAAGTTCTCTGGCGCGACCGATAATACATAACGCTCTTGTGATTCATTACACCAAATTTCAAGCGGGCTCATGCCTGGCTCGTCAGAAGGAACATTACGTAAATTGAATACCCCGCCGCGATCGGCGTCATTAACTAACTCAGGGAACGCATTTGATAATCCACCCGCGCCCACGTCGTGAATAAATTGAATCGGGTTGGTGTCACCTAACTGCCAGCAACGATCAATCACTTCCTGACAACGACGCTCCATTTCTGGATTTTCACGTTGTACAGAAGCAAAATCTAAATCTTCGTTAGACTGACCTGATGCCATTGAAGATGCAGCGCCGCCGCCTAAACCTATGTTCATTGCTGGTCCGCCAAGCACAATTAGCTTAGCGCCAATGGTGATTTCGCCCTTTTGAACATGATCTTCACGGATATTACCTAAGCCACCAGCAATCATAATCGGCTTGTGATAACCGCGCACTTCAACCCCATTGTGGCTAGAGACTAATTGCTCGTAAGTACGGAAATAACCGTTAATAGCAGGACGACCAAATTCATTATTAAATGCCGCGCCACCTAGTGGGCCTTCAAGCATAATTTCAAGTGGGGTGACGATACGATCTGGCTTACCGTAATCCCCTTCCCATGGGTGCACAAACCCAGGGATTTTTAAGTTAGATACCGTAAATCCGGATAAGCCTGCTTTAGGTTTAGAGCCTCGGCCGGTAGCGCCTTCATCGCGGATTTCACCACCTGAACCGGTAGCAGCACCTGGATATGGACTAATGGCAGTAGGATGATTGTGAGTTTCAACTTTCATCAATATATGCATTGGTTCTGTGTGATAGTTGTAAACACCATCGGGATCAGGGAAAAAACGACCCGCAACCGAACCCGTCATCACCGCGGCATTATCTTTGTAGGCTGATAATACATAATCTGGGGTCACTTCAAAGGTGTTCTTAATCATTTTGAACAAGGATTTTGGCTGTACTTCGCCATCGATGGTCCAATCAGCATTAAAAATTTTATGACGACAATGTTCTGAGTTTGCTTGAGCAAACATCATTAACTCGATGTCATTAGGGTTACGCTTTAACCGAACAAAATTTTCAATTAAATAGTCAATTTCATCATCAGCTAGTGCCAGGCCTAAGTTAATGTTTGCCTCTACAAGTGCGCGGCGCCCTTCAGCAAGAATATTGACACTGCTAAATTTTGCCGGTTGTGTATGGGAAAATAACACTTCTGCGGCTTCAAACGCAGGCAGCATGACTTCAACCATGCGGTCATGCAATAAGCCTTGCAGCTGTTTTTGTTGCTCTAGGGTTAACGTTGGTGATTCAACATAATAAGCAATACCACGCTCAAGACGGTTAACTTTGCCTAAACCACAATTATGGGCAATATCGGTTGCTTTAGATGACCAAGGAGAAATAGTACCAGGACGGGGAGTAACAAATAACAGGGTACCTTGTGGAGCATGGGACTCAATTGCCGGCCCGTAGGTAAGAATGGTTTCTAACTGTAGACGCTCATTTTCATCTAGTGGTTCACTCAAATTGGCTAAATGAACATATTCAGCATAAATTTGAGATACTGGAAGCGCTGCAGTTTGGCACGCCTCCATGAGTTTTTGAACTCTAAATGCAGATAGTGCTGGGGCTCCGCGAATGATCTCAATCACGTCTATTCACCTTATAATATAATAGCAGGGTCAGAATTGGCGCTATTATAGGGAATTGCACACTACAAATCACCTTTAAGCACCGGTGAAAACAGTGTTTCCTGATAGGGAAAATATCCCATTCAAGTAATGCTAAAATGAATAACATAAACACTTTACCTTTTAACAAAAAACGACCACCAAATGCTGCTTATTTGCTCAACTATAGGCGTTTAGGAAAACACCTGATAAAGTAAGCAAAAAAGACGCTATCTCCCCTACATATTTAAAGGCTATTCAATCGGTATTACATTTGTTTCTTACGTATTACTCTCGTGACATTAACGAAACAACTTAAGATAACCAATTAATAAATATGATCAAAACCTTACTCATCATTTTACTTTGCGGGATACTATCTGCCTGTCAACCTGTTGATATTCATAAAGTTGATATTGCAGCACCTGCACCTAAGCGTACCGTATTAAAGGTAGGGACACTCTATGGCCCACAGATTTATCTTAATTCAGAATTGGGTGAAAGCGGATTCGATTTTGAAATGGCGCAGCGTTTTGCTGATTATTTAGCCCTCCCCCTAGAGATGATCCCGTACACCAATCGCAAACAATTATTTGCCGCATTAAAAGAAAATAAAATTGATATTATCGCTGCTGGTATTGCTAAAACGCCAAACCGCGGTCAACAATTTAAACTCGGACCTAGCTTATATAAAGTCAATCAAGTGTTGGTTTATAAGGAAGGCACCCCGGAGCCTAAGGACATTAGCACTCTGTCGGGTGAAATTACCGTCATGGCTAACTCATCTTCAGTCAATACCTTAACCAAACTACAGAAAGACTATCCGGAGTTGATGTGGAACCAAGTCAACAACAAAGATAATGAAGAGCTGTTTGCATTAATTGCCAACGGTGAACTGATCTACACCATTTCAGATTCAAATAGCTTATTGATCAACCAGCGATTTTTACCCGAATTACGCGCAGGAATGATTTTAGAAGAAAAAGTCGAAGTGGTGTGGCTATTGCCGCCGAAAAACAGCGATCGTTTAATGAGTCAATTACTGGCTTTTTGGCATAAAGAAAGACGTGCGGGTACGCTTGAGCATTTAAACGAAAAATATTTTGGCCATGTAAAACGTTTTGACTATGTCGATACGCGTGCTTTTATCCGCGCAATTGACAATATTCTCCCCGAATACCGCAGTTTTTTCGAACAGTATTCCGGCGAGTTAGATTGGCGTAAA from Shewanella psychromarinicola includes the following:
- the purL gene encoding phosphoribosylformylglycinamidine synthase codes for the protein MEIIRGAPALSAFRVQKLMEACQTAALPVSQIYAEYVHLANLSEPLDENERLQLETILTYGPAIESHAPQGTLLFVTPRPGTISPWSSKATDIAHNCGLGKVNRLERGIAYYVESPTLTLEQQKQLQGLLHDRMVEVMLPAFEAAEVLFSHTQPAKFSSVNILAEGRRALVEANINLGLALADDEIDYLIENFVRLKRNPNDIELMMFAQANSEHCRHKIFNADWTIDGEVQPKSLFKMIKNTFEVTPDYVLSAYKDNAAVMTGSVAGRFFPDPDGVYNYHTEPMHILMKVETHNHPTAISPYPGAATGSGGEIRDEGATGRGSKPKAGLSGFTVSNLKIPGFVHPWEGDYGKPDRIVTPLEIMLEGPLGGAAFNNEFGRPAINGYFRTYEQLVSSHNGVEVRGYHKPIMIAGGLGNIREDHVQKGEITIGAKLIVLGGPAMNIGLGGGAASSMASGQSNEDLDFASVQRENPEMERRCQEVIDRCWQLGDTNPIQFIHDVGAGGLSNAFPELVNDADRGGVFNLRNVPSDEPGMSPLEIWCNESQERYVLSVAPENLQQFADICARERAPFAVVGEATAEMHLTLADSHFNNKPIDLPLEVLLGKAPKMSRDVVSTKAISPALDQTKIELKDAVKRILTLPTVADKTFLITIGDRSVTGLVNRDQMVGPWQVPVADCAVTASSYDSYCGEAMSMGERTPLALLDFDASARMAVAESIMNIAGTDIGSFKRIKLSANWMSPAGHPGEDAGLYQAVKAIGEDLCPELGITIPVGKDSMSMKTAWEDNGTHKSVTSPMSLVITAFGVVQDIRKTVTPQLRSDKGDSALLMLDLSNGQNRLGGSCLAQVYSELGDIAPTLDNTANLAGFFEVMQKLVAEQAVMAYHDRSDGGLFTTLVEMAFAGNTGLVIDLASLNGTDLERLFNEELGAVIQVSVTDAKAIAAQFEAKGVTCHHIGGLQAADKISIHDGERVIFADSRTALRTLWSETTYRMQALRDNPECAREEYELKQQADAPGLTVKLGFNPSEDVAAPYILKGAAPKMAILREQGVNSHVEMAAAFDRAGFETRDVHMSDILSGRISLEEFQGLVACGGFSYGDVLGAGEGWAKSILFNDRARDEFSRFFERDSSIALGVCNGCQMLSNLKEIIPGSEHWPRFVRNRSERFEARFSLVEVQQNPSVFFDGMVGSRMPIAVSHGEGLVEFANAQALANAEASGTIALRYVDGHGQIATQYPENPNGSANGLTGICTTDGRVTIMMPHPERVFRTVANSWHPDNWGEDSPWMRMFRNARAKIG
- a CDS encoding cytochrome ubiquinol oxidase subunit I codes for the protein MIIEEVVELSRYQFAFTAMYHFLFVPLTLGLAFILAIMESLYVMTNKQVYKDMTKFWGKLFGINFAIGVTTGLAMEFQFGTNWSYYSHYVGDIFGAPLAIEGLMAFFLESTLVGMFFFGWDRFSKRQHLAVTWLVAIASNMSALWILIANGWMQNPVGSVFNYETMRMEMTDFAALVFNPVAQVKFVHTVASGYVAGAMFVLSISAYYILKGRDLPFARRSFAIAASFGMASILSVIVLGDESGYEVGEVQRVKLAAIEAEWETEPAPAAFTLVGLPNQETMETDYAIKIPYAMGIIATRSLDTEVTGIKELVSDHEVRIRNGMVAYALLEKLRAGDKSAEVRAQFEATKVDLGYGFLLKRYTDKVVDATEEQIIAASYDSIPTVAPMFWTFRIMVGAGVIMLLVFAAAFWQSTRHQIAEKKWLLRAALYSLPLPWVAIECGWFVSEFGRQPWTISEVLPTFMSASSLTTTDLWFSIISITVFYTILLVIEAYLMFKFARLGPSSLKTGRYHFETQDA
- a CDS encoding methyl-accepting chemotaxis protein, whose amino-acid sequence is MNYKNWPISKQIASLVILLSIIIFSAMSWFSYLSATTVLHDKAIQAIKSQMQSNAHLIELQYNSMQSLARRNADILRTLYPGTFSIEDRSVEVLGVKTPVLVHDNEQVNNSNNNVDRFSQLTGGVATIFARDNDDFVRVSTSLKKTDGKRALGTYLGVNHPGYQGLINGEEFEGYAKLFGKDYMTIYRPLKDESGKVNAILFIGFDITQSVEQIQSSLKQLTLEESGSYAIIRNADNYVISHRELNTQAPFDEALFDGLSLEKALTDRGSWVYTSLSDQQMYSHSVNIPGWNWTLVGFVPEKQLSNESVAMLKTNAILALLGIVFISILLFTVINRAMKPLKLLQGQIAKLGQGDLSQSFVQCPEDSRNEVDHITISVTKMAANLAELIELLKQSVISLETQANLSQETSKLNGNEAKALLNQTEQIATAIEEMSSSIKDVAQNASQGAQQAQEIDSASAQGHAQLTQEVTALQSLSEQLIQSQKNIESVSNESQAISLVTEVINGIAEQTNLLALNAAIEAARAGEQGRGFAVVADEVRSLAQRTQRSISEISSTISTLQQQVKYTATQMNQCQQLGASSAEQANTVNNQLSQINQNIGEMAIFSSSIAGATKQQSTVADEVSHNLHTIATLAQNSDERATKAVSDAEQLTALAVSIKQQIAVFNLS
- the cydB gene encoding cytochrome d ubiquinol oxidase subunit II — encoded protein: MFDYEVLRFVWWALIGVLLVGFAVTDGFDMGVGMLLPIIGKDDTDRRLMINTIAPHWDGNQVWLVTAAGALFAAWPMVYAVSFSGFYVAMMLVLFALFLRPVGFDYRSKIEDPRWRKSWDRALFVGSFVPPLIIGVAFGNLLQGVPFNFDEYLRATYHGGLLGLLNPFGLLAGLISVSMFVMQGASWLQMKTEGELRVRSVKVSQVFGGLLFVLFAAAGVWLINGIDGYVVTSTLDLAGPSNPATKTVAIEAGAWLTNYDKYPLTMLFPVLGLLMPILVILASHFNRSGFAFLFSSLAVACVIFTCGAAMFPFVMPSSLEPNVSLTMWDATASQMSLKVMTVAAIIFVPTVLSYTIWTYYKMFGRLNREFIENNKNSLY
- the cydX gene encoding cytochrome bd-I oxidase subunit CydX; this encodes MWYFAWILGVLLACAFGIINALWLENTENMDRNNEL